A genomic region of Leptotrichia hofstadii contains the following coding sequences:
- a CDS encoding DNA cytosine methyltransferase — protein MKTISLFCGAGGLDLGFKNVGFDIVWANDSDKFAVESYKKNVGEHVVLGDITEIDLNSIPLTEVIIGGFPCQPFSIMGSELGFEDTRGTLFFRILEIIRNQKQRGNLPKVIVLENVKRLLTHDKGNTFKIIKKSLEGLGYNIFYKVLNSADYGIPQIRNRVFIVCFLDKEINFEFPKEVKLDKTMQDLLEKNVDEKYFLSEKIIPTILSSGTKNYKAKTEIDLKIARPLCSTMHKMHRASQDNYITDNGRIRRLTPREAARLQGFPENFEIIVSDTQAYRQFGNAVTVTVAEKVALSIKEAIDV, from the coding sequence ATGAAAACAATATCACTTTTTTGTGGTGCTGGGGGATTAGATTTAGGTTTTAAAAATGTTGGTTTTGATATAGTTTGGGCTAATGATTCTGATAAGTTTGCAGTCGAATCTTATAAAAAAAATGTAGGAGAACATGTTGTTCTCGGAGATATAACTGAAATCGATTTAAATTCCATACCATTAACAGAGGTTATAATCGGTGGATTTCCGTGTCAACCTTTTAGTATAATGGGTTCAGAATTAGGTTTTGAAGACACAAGAGGAACACTTTTTTTTAGAATATTAGAAATTATTAGAAATCAAAAACAAAGAGGTAATCTTCCTAAAGTTATTGTACTTGAAAATGTAAAAAGGTTACTTACTCATGATAAGGGAAATACTTTTAAAATTATAAAAAAATCACTTGAAGGCTTGGGATATAATATTTTTTATAAAGTCTTAAATAGTGCTGACTATGGTATTCCACAAATAAGAAACAGAGTTTTTATAGTATGTTTCTTAGATAAAGAGATAAATTTTGAATTTCCAAAAGAAGTAAAATTAGATAAAACAATGCAAGATTTATTAGAAAAAAATGTAGACGAAAAGTATTTTTTATCAGAAAAAATAATTCCCACTATTCTTTCTTCGGGAACAAAAAATTATAAAGCAAAAACTGAAATTGATTTAAAAATTGCTAGACCTTTATGTTCAACAATGCATAAAATGCATCGTGCTTCACAAGATAACTATATCACAGATAACGGTAGGATTAGAAGATTAACTCCAAGAGAAGCAGCAAGACTTCAAGGATTTCCTGAAAACTTTGAAATTATTGTTTCTGATACTCAAGCATATAGACAATTTGGAAATGCAGTTACAGTTACAGTTGCTGAAAAAGTTGCTCTTTCTATTAAGGAGGCGATAGATGTTTAA
- a CDS encoding DNA cytosine methyltransferase: MFKINYKSDYIELKEILKIINQEYKMKYSEKKEKENISLLCQESEDVYLNNRSKEYINFLEEDNQFKKLFGTLDLENKDHYNLVKKYFNSFCNLERKKERKKNNFIDLFCGAGGLSLGFVQEGYNVNFACDFEKACIETYLFNHPNTNSEYIKLVDIKEIEHNILNFLSNKEVSVVIGGPPCQGFSIANQQRVIDDPRNELYKSYVNVVRQVKPKFFVMENVKGMLKVANQVVEDFENIGYKVVYKILNAKDFGIPQNRERLIFIGNRINIENNKIFEKIEKSRVYKTITLREAISDLKILEASRLKNKTNIISEKTGGIVIKNKNFNNNDYLSSINLNELKSIVTFNHQARYNNDRDIEIFSRLNQGDKSDDSKIADIMPYQNRSHIFKDKYYKLIYDNICKTITAHMKFDCNMYIHPTQARGLTPREAARVQSYPDDYVFKGTFTKTYMQIGNSVPPLLGRKIARVLKKYLKEEI, encoded by the coding sequence ATGTTTAAAATAAATTATAAGAGTGATTATATCGAATTAAAAGAAATTTTAAAAATTATAAATCAAGAATATAAAATGAAATATTCTGAGAAGAAAGAAAAAGAAAATATCTCTTTGCTTTGTCAAGAGTCGGAAGATGTTTATTTAAACAATCGTTCAAAAGAATACATTAATTTTTTAGAAGAAGATAATCAATTTAAAAAATTATTTGGAACTCTTGATTTAGAAAACAAAGATCATTATAATTTAGTAAAAAAATATTTTAATAGTTTTTGTAATTTAGAAAGAAAAAAAGAGAGAAAAAAAAATAATTTTATTGATTTATTCTGTGGAGCAGGTGGACTTTCACTTGGGTTTGTTCAAGAAGGATATAATGTTAATTTTGCTTGTGATTTTGAAAAAGCTTGTATTGAAACTTATTTATTTAATCATCCAAACACAAATAGTGAATATATCAAACTTGTTGATATTAAAGAAATTGAACACAATATTTTAAATTTTTTAAGTAATAAAGAAGTAAGTGTTGTTATAGGGGGTCCTCCTTGTCAAGGTTTTAGCATAGCAAATCAGCAAAGAGTCATTGATGATCCTAGAAATGAATTATATAAATCTTATGTAAATGTTGTTAGACAAGTGAAACCTAAATTTTTTGTTATGGAAAATGTAAAAGGTATGTTAAAAGTAGCGAATCAAGTTGTTGAAGATTTTGAGAATATCGGATATAAAGTTGTTTATAAAATATTAAATGCTAAAGATTTTGGAATTCCGCAAAATAGAGAACGACTAATATTTATTGGCAATAGAATCAATATTGAAAATAATAAGATTTTTGAAAAAATAGAGAAGAGTAGAGTTTATAAAACTATAACATTACGAGAGGCTATATCTGATTTAAAAATTTTGGAAGCTTCGCGATTAAAAAATAAAACAAATATTATTTCTGAAAAAACTGGTGGAATTGTAATAAAAAATAAAAATTTCAATAACAATGATTACCTTAGTTCTATTAATTTAAATGAATTAAAGTCTATTGTAACATTTAATCATCAAGCTAGATACAATAACGATAGAGATATAGAGATTTTTTCAAGATTAAATCAAGGAGATAAATCAGATGATTCTAAAATAGCAGATATAATGCCTTATCAAAATAGAAGTCATATTTTTAAAGATAAATATTATAAACTTATTTACGATAATATTTGCAAAACAATAACAGCTCATATGAAATTTGATTGTAATATGTATATCCATCCAACACAAGCTAGAGGTCTTACTCCAAGGGAAGCTGCAAGAGTACAGTCGTATCCTGATGACTATGTTTTTAAAGGAACGTTTACAAAAACTTATATGCAAATAGGCAATTCAGTGCCTCCTTTATTAGGGAGAAAAATAGCTAGGGTTTTAAAAAAATATTTAAAGGAGGAGATTTAG